A window of Rhododendron vialii isolate Sample 1 chromosome 11a, ASM3025357v1 contains these coding sequences:
- the LOC131308669 gene encoding autophagy-related protein 2 isoform X1, protein MFPWNIAKSAEAMFSRWAIKRVCKFLLKKKLGQFILGEIDINQLDVQLRAGTIQLSDLALNVDYLNQKVGAASSIIVKEGSIGSLLVTMPWKGTGCEIEVEELELVLGPREDLKYQYGSQTSIARQDDNNCLSNELGKLDNEKVENSPMSASVDVHEGVKTVAKMVKWLLTSFHLKVKKLIVAFDSSLVGNEKNMKFCRTLVLRITDVECGARISEEVSSKSDMTVDNFLGLNRLTNFIKFQGAVLEFLQIDGVDNQTPLQCASGTTFGEWFSASNARTPVVTGGKGGFSGTLKLSIPWKNGSLDIHKVDADAYIDPLELRFQPSSIKWFLDLWEIVKDSGKNSREHAIYTTKESVYFNAASHLSSSVTSNDKAMPCKESSPSDFCSPMGKQTVADVLLPESRLISDWVPCSISKNPKDWTEEEPDFGASVEQFFECFDGMRNSQSALGNSGMWNWTCSVFSAITAATNLASGSLHVPSEQQLVETNLKATLAGISVLFSLLDGDHEHSCDVESVGTNVGSRAHYLGAKFEDMVLVLQVCPQEMNFKGTVEYIELNDHFTNADDARELSLHGCNDVERQMLMIQQMQAAVQVALPTFSCSSMDDDSEEFTADFPFNNSSVDRCIRRTGRKGIYRDDVVKVTLFRTLGGTLCQFTVNYSSSDSNFSGPTSFSLNLPRLVLWVNFHLIEIVLGLLKEIGSSFAVGRDGSASKGLNSRNCSSSVGEVKRGSCRNLMKSSPEELLRGNIFLPEARVILCFPSENGVFRSYSSWDQFIALEFTSRLKESEESVQVTPPIPNITSHKKYSSTTSCSLHLNMGNIDIYLITASSSSNVGSSRDGLQRQIFSAENILCSRNRRGRLSHISMFWDEGSLTGPWIAKRAKLLATSKDSRGRNSFVGKGYEFASVTTAKDMEDQSDLARKDMILSSAFFLHVHLSPVKINLSSSQYRGLHCLLQQTTEEFSSAVHDPISVKSDSAVTQTSILVECDSVEISVSLEMVESDKGSIQRELPGSWHHFKLQIEKFQFLSMSNVGGICGSNFIWVAHGEGCLLGSITGAPGKEFLLISCTNSTMGRGDGEGSNVLSSKFSGSDIIHLWDPETPCSYMSTTVRCSTLVAVGGRMDWLAAIVSFFSLPSPENEQAVDNSLKNGNSAESVHCESSFVLNLLDVGLSYEPYLQGLINTEVLNSESSSLNLKGGIRDNYVACLLAASSLKLSNTEAADCINSGYKITVQDLGLLLCLVSGPENVVGTYSVEHLHKVGYVKVAQDPHFEANLRMNFENGLHWELECSESQAFLDTCHDTTSGLIHLAAQLQQIFAPDMEESIIHLQTRWNNVQKAQESDGMRVFTSDAAPSTSQVNTSRLDMTSQSGVVNLMDEICEDAFHCDGRWDGLSDSFESQLSISVDDRLLEETFNLIARNPESIPLNISLESSHPSLFQESSPQFIEGYFLTESHSMSKLSQEKKSANEIPRYESRNNGKGDVDRVNIGWYGDAPLKILEDHVSDVSIRSDQQLVVEEATTSNRDKFCDYGKVRGRVLFKKINVFWRMYAGSDWHNFQKNVQNSPLIRGRDRTVCLELALSGMEFQYEVYPEGVTFVSRLSLSVQDFHLSDNSQDAPWKLVVGYYQSKDHPRKSSSKALKLKLETVRPDPLTPLEEYRLRVAFLPLLLHLHQSQLDFLISFFGGKNSSVDQSPNAHQDLSEPEVFPEKSSNLGGHTISEEALLPFFQKFDVWPGLVRVDYMPCRVDLAALRGGKYVELVNLVPWKGVELQLKHVHAVGVYGWGSVCETIIGEWLEDISQNQVHKLLRGLPPIKSLVAVGSGAAKLVSLPVKNYKKDHRLVKGMQRGTIAFLRSISVEAVGLGVHLAAGAHDILLQAEYILKSTPPSVPLQSRTKTNVRSNQPKNAKQGIRQAYESISDGLGKSASALVRTPLKRYQRGDGAGSAFVSAIQAAPAAAIAPASAAACALHYALLGVRNSLDPEHKKESIKKYLGAAQLRESITGIKG, encoded by the exons ATGTTTCCGTGGAACATCGCCAAATCGGCGGAGGCGATGTTCTCCCGGTGGGCCATAAAGAGGGTTTGCAAGTTCTTGTTGAAGAAGAAATTAGGGCAATTCATCCTGGGCGAAATCGATATTAACCAGCTCGATGTCCAGCTCAGAGCCGGCACTATACAGCTCTCCGATCTCGCTCTCAACGTCGACTATCTCAACCAGAAG GTCGGTGCTGCATCATCAATCATAGTGAAAGAAGGATCAATTGGGTCTTTATTGGTCACAATGCCTTGGAAGGGTACGGGGTGTGAGATTGAGGTGGAGGAGCTTGAGCTTGTTCTTGGGCCTCGTGAGGACCTTAAATACCAATATGGATCCCAGACTAGTATTGCTAGACAAGATGATAACAACTGTCTCAGCAATGAATTGGGAAAGCTTGATAATGAAAAGGTGGAGAATTCTCCGATGTCTGCTTCCGTGGATGTTCATGAAGGAGTTAAAACCGTTGCTAAAATGGTGAAATGGTTGCTCACTAGCTTTCATTTGAAAGTGAAAAAACTGATTGTTGCATTTGATTCCTCTTtagtaggaaatgaaaaaaatatgaagtTTTGCAGAACCTTGGTTCTTCGAATAACCGATGTAGAATGTGGAGCACGCATCTCCGAAGAGGTCTCTTCAAAATCTGATATGACAGTTGATAACTTTCTTGGGTTGAATCGTTTAACAAACTTCATAAAATTTCAAGGTGCAGTACTAGAGTTTCTTCAGATTGATGGTGTTGATAATCAAACCCCCCTTCAATGTGCTTCTGGAACAACTTTTGGTGAATGGTTTTCTGCATCTAATGCTAGGACTCCAGTTGTGACAGGGGGAAAAGGTGGATTTTCTGGGACCCTGAAATTGAGTATCCCTTGGAAGAATGGTTCATTGGATATCCACAAAGTGGATGCGGATGCTTATATTGATCCTCTGGAATTAAGATTTCAACCTAGCTCCATCAAATGGTTCTTGGATTTGTGGGAAATTGTTAAAGATTCAGGTAAGAATAGCAGGGAGCATGCAATCTACACGACTAAGGAATCTGTTTATTTCAATGCTGCTTCTCATCTAAGCTCTTCTGTAACTTCAAATGATAAGGCCATGCCTTGTAAAGAAAGTTCTCCCTCAGATTTCTGTTCTCCAATGGGCAAACAAACAGTAGCAGATGTTCTGTTACCAGAGTCGCGACTTATATCAGATTGGGTGCCATGCTCTATTAGTAAAAACCCGAAAGACTGGACTGAAGAAGAACCAGATTTTGGAGCCAG TGTAGAGCAGTTTTTTGAATGTTTTGATGGAATGAGAAACTCCCAATCAGCATTAGGAAACAGTGGGATGTGGAACTGGACTTGTTCTGTTTTCAGTGCAATAACTGCAGCAACCAACCTTGCCTCTGGATCTTTGCATGTCCCCTCTG AACAACAACTTGTTGAAACCAATCTTAAGGCAACTCTTGCTGGAATTTCTGTTCTCTTTTCCCTCCTTGACGGAGATCATGAGCATTCATGTGATGTAGAGAGCGTTGGGACAAATGTTGGTTCACGTGCTCATTATCTTGGTGCAAAATTCGAAGACATGGTTCTTGTCTTGCAG GTATGTCCTcaagaaatgaattttaaaggAACAGTGGAGTATATTGAGCTTAACGATCACTTCACTAATGCGGATGATGCCAGAGAGTTAAGTTTGCATGGTTGTAATGATGTTGAAAGACAGATGCTTATGATACAACAAATGCAAGCTGCAGTTCAAGTTGCTCTCCCTACATTTTCTTGCTCTTCCATGGATGATGAttcagaggaattcactgcagaTTTTCCATTCAACAACTCCAGTGTGGATAGATGCATTAGGAGAACAGGCCGTAAAGGTATATATAGGGATGATGTAGTCAAGGTTACCTTGTTCAGAACTTTAGGCGGCACCCTTTGCCAGTTCACGGTAAATTATAGTTCTTCTGATAGTAATTTCAGCGGGCCAACTTCTTTTTCATTAAATCTGCCACGATTAGTGCTCTGGGTGAATTTCCATTTGATTGAGATAGTTTTGGGTCTTCTGAAAGAAATTGGAAGTTCCTTTGCTGTGGGTAGAGATGGTTCGGCATCCAAAGGCCTCAACAGTAGGAATTGCTCTTCATCTGTTGGGGAAGTGAAAAGGGGTTCTTGCCGTAATTTGATGAAATCGTCCCCAGAAGAACTGTTGAGAGGTAATATATTTCTTCCTGAAGCGAGGGTAATATTGTGTTTCCCCTCTGAGAATGGAGTTTTTAGAAGCTACTCTTCCTGGGATCAGTTTATTGCTCTTGAATTTACCTCACGTTTGAAGGAGAGCGAAGAAAGTGTTCAAGTCACTCCTCCAATTCCAAATATAACTTCTCACAAGAAATATTCTTCAACAACCTCATGTTCGCTCCATTTGAATATGGGCAACATTGACATCTACTTAATCACTGCTTCTTCGAGTAGTAATGTTGGAAGTAGCCGTGATGGCTTGCAGAGACAGATATTTTCAGCTGAGAACATTCTTTGTTCCAGAAATAGAAGAGGTCGCCTTTCTCATATTAGTATGTTTTGGGATGAGGGTTCTTTGACTGGTCCTTGGATAGCAAAGAGAGCAAAGCTTCTAGCTACTTCAAAGGATTCTAGGGGAAGGAATAGCTTTGTGGGAAAAGGTTACGAGTTTGCCTCTGTTACTACTGCCAAAGATATGGAAGACCAGAGTGATCTTGCACGGAAAGATATGATTTTGAGCTCTGCGTTTTTCCTGCATGTTCATCTGTCTCCTGTTAAGATCAATCTAAGCAGTTCTCAGTATAGGGGCTTACATTGTCTTCTACAACAGACAACTGAAGAATTTTCGAGTGCAGTGCATGATCCAATTAGTGTTAAGAGTGATTCTGCCGTGACTCAAACATCAATCCTTGTAGAATGTGATTCAGTTGAAATTTCTGTTAGTTTGGAAATGGTAGAGAGTGACAAAGGCTCAATTCAGAGGGAACTTCCTGGATCATGGCATCATTTCAAACTACAAATTGAGAAATTTCAGTTCCTATCAATGTCAAACGTCGGTGGAATTTGTGGTAGCAATTTTATTTGGGTTGCCCACGGTGAAGGCTGTTTGTTGGGCTCCATTACTGGAGCTCCTGGCAAGGAGTTTCTTCTGATATCATGTACCAACTCTACAATGGGACGTGGTGATGGTGAAGGTTCCAATGTTTTGTCTTCTAAATTTTCAGGTTCTGATATTATACACTTATGGGATCCAGAGACTCCTTGCAGTTATATGTCCACAACGGTCAGATGCAGCACCCTTGTTGCAGTAGGTGGTCGCATGGATTGGTTGGCTGCAATTGTCTCCTTCTTTAGTTTGCCCTCTCCTGAAAATGAACAAGCAGTTGACAATAGTTTGAAGAATGGGAATTCTGCGGAAAGTGTACATTGTGAAtcttcttttgttcttaatttgttGGATGTTGGTTTGAGTTATGAGCCATACTTACAGGGTTTGATCAATACTGAAGTGTTGAATTCTGAGTCCAGCTCATTGAATCTCAAAGGAGGAATTCGGGATAATTATGTTGCTTGCCTCCTAGCAGCTTCTTCATTGAAGCTTTCTAACACCGAAGCAGCAGATTGTATAAACAGTGGTTACAAAATTACGGTGCAAGATCTTGGGCTACTTCTGTGTTTAGTATCGGGGCCTGAGAATGTTGTTGGCACATATAGTGTGGAACATCTTCACAAAGTTGGCTATGTTAAAGTTGCTCAAGACCCACATTTTGAAGCAAATTTGAGAATGAATTTTGAGAATGGCCTTCATTGGGAATTGGAATGTTCTGAATCTCAAGCTTTTCTGGATACTTGCCATGACACCACTTCTGGCCTGATTCATCTAGCTGCTCAACTTCAACAGATTTTTGCCCCTGATATGGAGGAATCGATCATTCACTTGCAAACTAGGTGGAATAATGTGCAGAAAGCACAAGAGAGTGATGGAATGAGGGTCTTTACTAGTGATGCTGCACCATCAACTTCTCAAGTGAATACTTCACGTCTAGATATGACGAGCCAGTCCGGTGTTGTCAACTTGATGGACGAGATTTGTGAAGATGCATTTCATTGCGATGGACGTTGGGATGGCCTATCTGATTCTTTTGAATCACAACTTAGTATCTCAGTTGATGATCGGCTTCTTGAAGAGACATTCAACTTAATTGCCAGAAATCCTGAGAGTATCCCACTTAATATTTCTTTGGAAAGCAGTCACCCTTCTTTGTTTCAAGAGAGCTCTCCTCAGTTTATAGAAGGCTATTTCTTAACTGAGTCACATTCTATGTCTAAGCTATCTCAAGAGAAGAAATCAGCAAATGAGATTCCTAGATACGAATCCAGGAATAATGGAAAAGGAGATGTTGACAGAGTAAACATTGGTTGGTATGGTGATGCCCCGTTAAAAATTCTGGAAGATCACGTATCAGATGTCAGCATTCGAAGTGATCAACAACTTGTAGTAGAGGAAGCTACTACCAGCAATCGCGACAAATTTTGTGATTATGGAAAAGTGAGGGGCCGTGTTCTTTTTAAGAAGATCAATGTCTTCTGGAGAATGTATGCTGGATCTGATTGGCACAACTTTCAGAAAAATGTCCAGAATTCCCCACTTATCCGTGGGAGGGATAGGACTGTTTGTCTTGAGCTTGCATTGTCTGGAATGGAGTTTCAGTATGAAGTTTATCCCGAGGGTGTAACATTTGTATCCAGGCTTTCTCTCTCGGTCCAAGATTTTCATCTCAGTGATAACAGCCAGGATGCACCATGGAAACTG GTGGTTGGATATTATCAATCAAAGGATCATCCTAGAAAATCTTCCTCAAAAGCATTGAAGCTGAAATTGGAAACTGTTAGACCAGATCCTTTGACCCCTCTTGAGGAGTATCG GTTACGGGTTGCTTTCCTTCCTTTGCTTTTGCATCTTCATCAGAGCCAACTTGATTTTCTCATCAGCTTCTTTGGGGGAAAAAACTCTTCAGTTGACCAGTCTCCAAATGCTCACCAGGATTTGAGTGAACCAGAAGTGTTTCCAGAGAAGAGTAGTAATCTTGGGGGCCATACCATCAGCGAGGAGGCACTGCTTCCTTTTTTTCAG AAGTTTGATGTATGGCCCGGGCTAGTTCGTGTTGACTACATGCCGTGCCGTGTTGATCTAGCTGCATTAAGGGGTGGGAAGTATGTGGAACTTGTTAACCTTGTTCCTTGGAAG GGAGTTGAACTACAACTTAAGCATGTGCATGCTGTTGGTGTCTATGGCTGGGGCAGCGTGTGCGAAACAATAATTGGGGAGTGGTTGGAAGATATTTCTCAAAATCAG GTTCATAAACTATTGCGCGGCCTTCCTCCCATTAAATCACTAGTTGCTGTTGGTTCTGGCGCTGCAAAGTTGGTTTCCTTGCCTGTGAAGAATTACAAGAAGGATCACAGATTAGTGAAAGGAATGCAAAGAG
- the LOC131308669 gene encoding autophagy-related protein 2 isoform X2, protein MFPWNIAKSAEAMFSRWAIKRVCKFLLKKKLGQFILGEIDINQLDVQLRAGTIQLSDLALNVDYLNQKVGAASSIIVKEGSIGSLLVTMPWKGTGCEIEVEELELVLGPREDLKYQYGSQTSIARQDDNNCLSNELGKLDNEKVENSPMSASVDVHEGVKTVAKMVKWLLTSFHLKVKKLIVAFDSSLVGNEKNMKFCRTLVLRITDVECGARISEEVSSKSDMTVDNFLGLNRLTNFIKFQGAVLEFLQIDGVDNQTPLQCASGTTFGEWFSASNARTPVVTGGKGGFSGTLKLSIPWKNGSLDIHKVDADAYIDPLELRFQPSSIKWFLDLWEIVKDSGKNSREHAIYTTKESVYFNAASHLSSSVTSNDKAMPCKESSPSDFCSPMGKQTVADVLLPESRLISDWVPCSISKNPKDWTEEEPDFGASVEQFFECFDGMRNSQSALGNSGMWNWTCSVFSAITAATNLASGSLHVPSEQQLVETNLKATLAGISVLFSLLDGDHEHSCDVESVGTNVGSRAHYLGAKFEDMVLVLQVCPQEMNFKGTVEYIELNDHFTNADDARELSLHGCNDVERQMLMIQQMQAAVQVALPTFSCSSMDDDSEEFTADFPFNNSSVDRCIRRTGRKGIYRDDVVKVTLFRTLGGTLCQFTVNYSSSDSNFSGPTSFSLNLPRLVLWVNFHLIEIVLGLLKEIGSSFAVGRDGSASKGLNSRNCSSSVGEVKRGSCRNLMKSSPEELLRGNIFLPEARVILCFPSENGVFRSYSSWDQFIALEFTSRLKESEESVQVTPPIPNITSHKKYSSTTSCSLHLNMGNIDIYLITASSSSNVGSSRDGLQRQIFSAENILCSRNRRGRLSHISMFWDEGSLTGPWIAKRAKLLATSKDSRGRNSFVGKGYEFASVTTAKDMEDQSDLARKDMILSSAFFLHVHLSPVKINLSSSQYRGLHCLLQQTTEEFSSAVHDPISVKSDSAVTQTSILVECDSVEISVSLEMVESDKGSIQRELPGSWHHFKLQIEKFQFLSMSNVGGICGSNFIWVAHGEGCLLGSITGAPGKEFLLISCTNSTMGRGDGEGSNVLSSKFSGSDIIHLWDPETPCSYMSTTVRCSTLVAVGGRMDWLAAIVSFFSLPSPENEQAVDNSLKNGNSAESVHCESSFVLNLLDVGLSYEPYLQGLINTEVLNSESSSLNLKGGIRDNYVACLLAASSLKLSNTEAADCINSGYKITVQDLGLLLCLVSGPENVVGTYSVEHLHKVGYVKVAQDPHFEANLRMNFENGLHWELECSESQAFLDTCHDTTSGLIHLAAQLQQIFAPDMEESIIHLQTRWNNVQKAQESDGMRVFTSDAAPSTSQVNTSRLDMTSQSGVVNLMDEICEDAFHCDGRWDGLSDSFESQLSISVDDRLLEETFNLIARNPESIPLNISLESSHPSLFQESSPQFIEGYFLTESHSMSKLSQEKKSANEIPRYESRNNGKGDVDRVNIGWYGDAPLKILEDHVSDVSIRSDQQLVVEEATTSNRDKFCDYGKVRGRVLFKKINVFWRMYAGSDWHNFQKNVQNSPLIRGRDRTVCLELALSGMEFQYEVYPEGVTFVSRLSLSVQDFHLSDNSQDAPWKLVVGYYQSKDHPRKSSSKALKLKLETVRPDPLTPLEEYRLRVAFLPLLLHLHQSQLDFLISFFGGKNSSVDQSPNAHQDLSEPEVFPEKSSNLGGHTISEEALLPFFQKFDVWPGLVRVDYMPCRVDLAALRGGKYVELVNLVPWKGVELQLKHVHAVGVYGWGSVCETIIGEWLEDISQNQVHKLLRGLPPIKSLVAVGSGAAKLVSLPVKNYKKDHRLVKGMQRGTIAFLRSISVEAVGLGVHLAAGAHDILLQAEYILKSTPPSVPLQSRTKTNVRSNQPKNAKQGIRQAYESISDGLGKSASALVRTPLKRYQRGDGAGSAFVSAIQAAPAAAIAPASAAACALHYALLGVRNSLDPEHKKESIKKYLGAAQLRESITEG, encoded by the exons ATGTTTCCGTGGAACATCGCCAAATCGGCGGAGGCGATGTTCTCCCGGTGGGCCATAAAGAGGGTTTGCAAGTTCTTGTTGAAGAAGAAATTAGGGCAATTCATCCTGGGCGAAATCGATATTAACCAGCTCGATGTCCAGCTCAGAGCCGGCACTATACAGCTCTCCGATCTCGCTCTCAACGTCGACTATCTCAACCAGAAG GTCGGTGCTGCATCATCAATCATAGTGAAAGAAGGATCAATTGGGTCTTTATTGGTCACAATGCCTTGGAAGGGTACGGGGTGTGAGATTGAGGTGGAGGAGCTTGAGCTTGTTCTTGGGCCTCGTGAGGACCTTAAATACCAATATGGATCCCAGACTAGTATTGCTAGACAAGATGATAACAACTGTCTCAGCAATGAATTGGGAAAGCTTGATAATGAAAAGGTGGAGAATTCTCCGATGTCTGCTTCCGTGGATGTTCATGAAGGAGTTAAAACCGTTGCTAAAATGGTGAAATGGTTGCTCACTAGCTTTCATTTGAAAGTGAAAAAACTGATTGTTGCATTTGATTCCTCTTtagtaggaaatgaaaaaaatatgaagtTTTGCAGAACCTTGGTTCTTCGAATAACCGATGTAGAATGTGGAGCACGCATCTCCGAAGAGGTCTCTTCAAAATCTGATATGACAGTTGATAACTTTCTTGGGTTGAATCGTTTAACAAACTTCATAAAATTTCAAGGTGCAGTACTAGAGTTTCTTCAGATTGATGGTGTTGATAATCAAACCCCCCTTCAATGTGCTTCTGGAACAACTTTTGGTGAATGGTTTTCTGCATCTAATGCTAGGACTCCAGTTGTGACAGGGGGAAAAGGTGGATTTTCTGGGACCCTGAAATTGAGTATCCCTTGGAAGAATGGTTCATTGGATATCCACAAAGTGGATGCGGATGCTTATATTGATCCTCTGGAATTAAGATTTCAACCTAGCTCCATCAAATGGTTCTTGGATTTGTGGGAAATTGTTAAAGATTCAGGTAAGAATAGCAGGGAGCATGCAATCTACACGACTAAGGAATCTGTTTATTTCAATGCTGCTTCTCATCTAAGCTCTTCTGTAACTTCAAATGATAAGGCCATGCCTTGTAAAGAAAGTTCTCCCTCAGATTTCTGTTCTCCAATGGGCAAACAAACAGTAGCAGATGTTCTGTTACCAGAGTCGCGACTTATATCAGATTGGGTGCCATGCTCTATTAGTAAAAACCCGAAAGACTGGACTGAAGAAGAACCAGATTTTGGAGCCAG TGTAGAGCAGTTTTTTGAATGTTTTGATGGAATGAGAAACTCCCAATCAGCATTAGGAAACAGTGGGATGTGGAACTGGACTTGTTCTGTTTTCAGTGCAATAACTGCAGCAACCAACCTTGCCTCTGGATCTTTGCATGTCCCCTCTG AACAACAACTTGTTGAAACCAATCTTAAGGCAACTCTTGCTGGAATTTCTGTTCTCTTTTCCCTCCTTGACGGAGATCATGAGCATTCATGTGATGTAGAGAGCGTTGGGACAAATGTTGGTTCACGTGCTCATTATCTTGGTGCAAAATTCGAAGACATGGTTCTTGTCTTGCAG GTATGTCCTcaagaaatgaattttaaaggAACAGTGGAGTATATTGAGCTTAACGATCACTTCACTAATGCGGATGATGCCAGAGAGTTAAGTTTGCATGGTTGTAATGATGTTGAAAGACAGATGCTTATGATACAACAAATGCAAGCTGCAGTTCAAGTTGCTCTCCCTACATTTTCTTGCTCTTCCATGGATGATGAttcagaggaattcactgcagaTTTTCCATTCAACAACTCCAGTGTGGATAGATGCATTAGGAGAACAGGCCGTAAAGGTATATATAGGGATGATGTAGTCAAGGTTACCTTGTTCAGAACTTTAGGCGGCACCCTTTGCCAGTTCACGGTAAATTATAGTTCTTCTGATAGTAATTTCAGCGGGCCAACTTCTTTTTCATTAAATCTGCCACGATTAGTGCTCTGGGTGAATTTCCATTTGATTGAGATAGTTTTGGGTCTTCTGAAAGAAATTGGAAGTTCCTTTGCTGTGGGTAGAGATGGTTCGGCATCCAAAGGCCTCAACAGTAGGAATTGCTCTTCATCTGTTGGGGAAGTGAAAAGGGGTTCTTGCCGTAATTTGATGAAATCGTCCCCAGAAGAACTGTTGAGAGGTAATATATTTCTTCCTGAAGCGAGGGTAATATTGTGTTTCCCCTCTGAGAATGGAGTTTTTAGAAGCTACTCTTCCTGGGATCAGTTTATTGCTCTTGAATTTACCTCACGTTTGAAGGAGAGCGAAGAAAGTGTTCAAGTCACTCCTCCAATTCCAAATATAACTTCTCACAAGAAATATTCTTCAACAACCTCATGTTCGCTCCATTTGAATATGGGCAACATTGACATCTACTTAATCACTGCTTCTTCGAGTAGTAATGTTGGAAGTAGCCGTGATGGCTTGCAGAGACAGATATTTTCAGCTGAGAACATTCTTTGTTCCAGAAATAGAAGAGGTCGCCTTTCTCATATTAGTATGTTTTGGGATGAGGGTTCTTTGACTGGTCCTTGGATAGCAAAGAGAGCAAAGCTTCTAGCTACTTCAAAGGATTCTAGGGGAAGGAATAGCTTTGTGGGAAAAGGTTACGAGTTTGCCTCTGTTACTACTGCCAAAGATATGGAAGACCAGAGTGATCTTGCACGGAAAGATATGATTTTGAGCTCTGCGTTTTTCCTGCATGTTCATCTGTCTCCTGTTAAGATCAATCTAAGCAGTTCTCAGTATAGGGGCTTACATTGTCTTCTACAACAGACAACTGAAGAATTTTCGAGTGCAGTGCATGATCCAATTAGTGTTAAGAGTGATTCTGCCGTGACTCAAACATCAATCCTTGTAGAATGTGATTCAGTTGAAATTTCTGTTAGTTTGGAAATGGTAGAGAGTGACAAAGGCTCAATTCAGAGGGAACTTCCTGGATCATGGCATCATTTCAAACTACAAATTGAGAAATTTCAGTTCCTATCAATGTCAAACGTCGGTGGAATTTGTGGTAGCAATTTTATTTGGGTTGCCCACGGTGAAGGCTGTTTGTTGGGCTCCATTACTGGAGCTCCTGGCAAGGAGTTTCTTCTGATATCATGTACCAACTCTACAATGGGACGTGGTGATGGTGAAGGTTCCAATGTTTTGTCTTCTAAATTTTCAGGTTCTGATATTATACACTTATGGGATCCAGAGACTCCTTGCAGTTATATGTCCACAACGGTCAGATGCAGCACCCTTGTTGCAGTAGGTGGTCGCATGGATTGGTTGGCTGCAATTGTCTCCTTCTTTAGTTTGCCCTCTCCTGAAAATGAACAAGCAGTTGACAATAGTTTGAAGAATGGGAATTCTGCGGAAAGTGTACATTGTGAAtcttcttttgttcttaatttgttGGATGTTGGTTTGAGTTATGAGCCATACTTACAGGGTTTGATCAATACTGAAGTGTTGAATTCTGAGTCCAGCTCATTGAATCTCAAAGGAGGAATTCGGGATAATTATGTTGCTTGCCTCCTAGCAGCTTCTTCATTGAAGCTTTCTAACACCGAAGCAGCAGATTGTATAAACAGTGGTTACAAAATTACGGTGCAAGATCTTGGGCTACTTCTGTGTTTAGTATCGGGGCCTGAGAATGTTGTTGGCACATATAGTGTGGAACATCTTCACAAAGTTGGCTATGTTAAAGTTGCTCAAGACCCACATTTTGAAGCAAATTTGAGAATGAATTTTGAGAATGGCCTTCATTGGGAATTGGAATGTTCTGAATCTCAAGCTTTTCTGGATACTTGCCATGACACCACTTCTGGCCTGATTCATCTAGCTGCTCAACTTCAACAGATTTTTGCCCCTGATATGGAGGAATCGATCATTCACTTGCAAACTAGGTGGAATAATGTGCAGAAAGCACAAGAGAGTGATGGAATGAGGGTCTTTACTAGTGATGCTGCACCATCAACTTCTCAAGTGAATACTTCACGTCTAGATATGACGAGCCAGTCCGGTGTTGTCAACTTGATGGACGAGATTTGTGAAGATGCATTTCATTGCGATGGACGTTGGGATGGCCTATCTGATTCTTTTGAATCACAACTTAGTATCTCAGTTGATGATCGGCTTCTTGAAGAGACATTCAACTTAATTGCCAGAAATCCTGAGAGTATCCCACTTAATATTTCTTTGGAAAGCAGTCACCCTTCTTTGTTTCAAGAGAGCTCTCCTCAGTTTATAGAAGGCTATTTCTTAACTGAGTCACATTCTATGTCTAAGCTATCTCAAGAGAAGAAATCAGCAAATGAGATTCCTAGATACGAATCCAGGAATAATGGAAAAGGAGATGTTGACAGAGTAAACATTGGTTGGTATGGTGATGCCCCGTTAAAAATTCTGGAAGATCACGTATCAGATGTCAGCATTCGAAGTGATCAACAACTTGTAGTAGAGGAAGCTACTACCAGCAATCGCGACAAATTTTGTGATTATGGAAAAGTGAGGGGCCGTGTTCTTTTTAAGAAGATCAATGTCTTCTGGAGAATGTATGCTGGATCTGATTGGCACAACTTTCAGAAAAATGTCCAGAATTCCCCACTTATCCGTGGGAGGGATAGGACTGTTTGTCTTGAGCTTGCATTGTCTGGAATGGAGTTTCAGTATGAAGTTTATCCCGAGGGTGTAACATTTGTATCCAGGCTTTCTCTCTCGGTCCAAGATTTTCATCTCAGTGATAACAGCCAGGATGCACCATGGAAACTG GTGGTTGGATATTATCAATCAAAGGATCATCCTAGAAAATCTTCCTCAAAAGCATTGAAGCTGAAATTGGAAACTGTTAGACCAGATCCTTTGACCCCTCTTGAGGAGTATCG GTTACGGGTTGCTTTCCTTCCTTTGCTTTTGCATCTTCATCAGAGCCAACTTGATTTTCTCATCAGCTTCTTTGGGGGAAAAAACTCTTCAGTTGACCAGTCTCCAAATGCTCACCAGGATTTGAGTGAACCAGAAGTGTTTCCAGAGAAGAGTAGTAATCTTGGGGGCCATACCATCAGCGAGGAGGCACTGCTTCCTTTTTTTCAG AAGTTTGATGTATGGCCCGGGCTAGTTCGTGTTGACTACATGCCGTGCCGTGTTGATCTAGCTGCATTAAGGGGTGGGAAGTATGTGGAACTTGTTAACCTTGTTCCTTGGAAG GGAGTTGAACTACAACTTAAGCATGTGCATGCTGTTGGTGTCTATGGCTGGGGCAGCGTGTGCGAAACAATAATTGGGGAGTGGTTGGAAGATATTTCTCAAAATCAG GTTCATAAACTATTGCGCGGCCTTCCTCCCATTAAATCACTAGTTGCTGTTGGTTCTGGCGCTGCAAAGTTGGTTTCCTTGCCTGTGAAGAATTACAAGAAGGATCACAGATTAGTGAAAGGAATGCAAAGAG